DNA from Hippoglossus hippoglossus isolate fHipHip1 chromosome 13, fHipHip1.pri, whole genome shotgun sequence:
TTATacaaagaacaacaaacaaacagtcttCAGTAACTTCAAATTTAGAATCAAGATATCGAAATAATCCACAACAATTTGCTAAAGTTATCACCGATTAAACCCCCAAAACTTGTGGCAAGGCCTCggtgaacaacaacaaattgaGTTGCACATCTCTTCCACTGCCTTCAGCTCATAGCTTCCACTGCTCACCAGTATTTTGCTGTTGATGCATTGAGCCAGAGGCAGCCACTGGAAGACCTCGCTGAACAGCTGGAACATCTGGGCTGTGTACTTGGCCTTGACCTCCCCTTCGAATCCATACATCTGGTTCATGTTGTCGGTCTCATGGTTACCTGCAGTTACAGGCCTGGTTATTGTACAATGTATGTTCCTGATTGAACAAATTTCAGTATTGTTCATAGCTCTTTATGATAACACATCAGTTGTGACACATTAATATAACATGGACAGGACATGTGCGGATAATAAACATGCACCCACAGACTTATACACAGGCAAAGAGGGCGTGTTCTCACCCCTGAGCAAGAAGAAGTTGTCGGGGTAAAGCAACTTGAAGCCAAAGAGGGTGAGAATGACCTCAACGGAGAAAGAGCCACGATCCACGAAGTCCCCGTTGAACAGCTGAATTCTGTGGTTAGGGACTGTGCCGCACAAGATTTGGATTCAGTGCTTTGGGAAGTTTTTTTGTAATAGACATGAAACAAGTCGTATAACTACATTGAACCCAAATGTAAAACCAGATGTTCTAGAAAGGATACGTAAGGGTTGGTCTCTGAGGGTAAGCCGTTCAACTTGAAGATGTTGAGGAGATCGTAGTATTGCCCGTGGGTGTCACCACAAATAGttattttttctgtctgtggcaaagagaaacagaacaacttaaattatttaaatcttaTATTATGGTCTATTTACTGCTGtgctgtgaaaaataaatacgtGGTAATCAGagaataaaactgtttcattGTTCCACTCAGTTTTCTTGAATTAGTGATAATAAGCAAAGTGCAGCTCACCTCTTTTAATGAGATCTCAATGAGACTTGGTAGCTTCGATAGAAGATCTTTAACTTGCACCAAAATCTGAAAGAGcacaaaaaaacagtttaatttacagGTGCACGTTCGATTCCCTCTGTGAGCATCCTGTGTGTCACATGAACATGTTTACCTGATAAGCACACTTTCTGTGCAGTTTCTTCTGGTCTTTGAACCAGTCCATCATCTCATTCATGAACTGAGATGTGACCTTACCATCTTCCAGTTTGGGGCCAGAGTAGTCGTCCTCAATCGCTGCAACACAAGGTCACATTAACGTCAGATTGAGAATCAAAGGTAAAGAAAATGGATTACTTTAGCTGTTATATTATCCCTAGCTCCTGTGTCACATGAAACATTACATCTCTGATCAGAAGGAacttatttttatgtatttgtccaataaaaaaaaggaaacttaCTCATGTTTTCAATGTCCAGAGAGTCAACAACAGATTTTCTTATCTCATCGCTGGCGATGGCTCTTTCAAAAGCCTTTTGTTTCACAATCTTATTACATTCCTGATACTTCATCTTCGCATCCTTGTCATTTGGTCGAACCCTTACTACCTGTGACCAgagcgagagaagagagagacacaaagtgaaCACACGggttaatataaaaaaacagacatcaaAGCAGATAATTTAATGTAAAGTTAATAACAGTAGTTCAAAAATGAAATTTCTAAATTATGCAGTTTCTTCTGTAGTTAAAAtaatttgctgtgtgtgtgatactgtacaacatttaaacagagTCACACCCTGTCCTTGAATATACATGTGAACAAACTATATGTCATTTATAGTTTCAGTAACATTCTATAAATACATATGAATCTTGTTCCAGCCTCTCGGAGCTCCATGAGGATTAACTCAttttttgttgtcatggtgCTTGTTCGAGTTTGGGCAATAAATTGCAACGGCTGAGCTTTGGATGTCTTTGTTGCCACAGCCCTGGTATATTTAAATTGGCCGTTATGAGAACATCATGCACAACAATAGACTAAATTAGCTGCGGTATGAGAGCCTATACACCGGATCTAATTGGCATCATGGGCTGGATTTAAGGATAATCCCTATTTTGGGCTGTTAAGGCAACATGAAGAGCCTAACTCTTGGTGACAGACCAACAGATGGAGCAGGGGAGCTCTTTTCCCGAGAGAAAAAAGCAGGCAAACACATTTATAGCTGTCCTATAAGTGCTCGTTTCAGACCATATGGCAGCTTAGAGTGCGCTGCCGCTAATAgacacaaaagcaaaacatcTTACCGTCTCGTAGTCCTTAAGTGCTGCCTTGAACTTGCCCAGTGCCATGTTGGAGGTGGCGCGGCGGTAATACCCCTTGATGTAGTTCTTGTCTATCTCCAGGGCCTTGGTGGCATCTGCCAGGGCATAGCCATAGCACTCTGTGCGCAGGTATGCCAGGCTGCGGTTGCTGTAGTAGACGGCGTTGGATGGATTGACCTCCAAGGCCTCAGAGTAGTACTTGATAGCATTTTCATAGTCTTTATCTGAAAAAGGCAAATATCACATTTTGATTTGAGtttgtgacaaaataaaaaaatcagtgCTCAGGTCGTTGCTTAGTGTTCGAACAGTGGGAgtcatatttgttttatgtgtctgtgttcataaGAGACACAATGAGGACAATGAGGACAATGAGGACATCACTCTGGGTTCTGGCATCATGTGTCTGCTATTCTACGTTTTAAATTTAATGatcatgacatttattttattaatccaAAAGGACTTTATACATTAAACAAACCGTAtatttgcagctttaaataaaaacaaacattaaccTTCATTTATAATCTTCCCTCCTGGATCAGTGAGTCCAGGAACAACCGTTCTGCTTCATCACGATGTTACAGCGATCAAACCCACAGATGACATTTGGGCTCAAGTTACCATTTCAATGGTTTTGAAACACAATATTTTAGCTCCAGGGGGAAGTTATGAGACAGTGAAAATCATACTTTGATCCCATTAGTGAGCAAACTGTGAGGATGTAACCACTGCTAACCCAGTGCACCCAGGATAAACAGCTGTCTAGTCTAGTTCCCAGTGAGCGGCTGTGATGGAAAACCTGCAACGCCTTAGAGGCCAATCACAGCCCTGGTGCTGCTATTATTATTCCCACtcaacacaagtgaaaacataatgGCAGAGGAAAATGCTAAATTTAACATTCGCTATAGTTTACAAAACACAGAACGTAATTACATTAATTTGCTGAATAAATAGAGCttttagtttaaaaataaaataaacataacatgGTTATGAACTCATGTTGATGCTTTGAATCAATCCACAGGGTTGGTTTCCACCCACTTGGTACTTGATCTGATTTGAATACAATAATTTGGTTACAACAACTTTATGGACGGTTGATATACTGGTCTTTATGTCGTCCTAATAAAAACGGCAATACAACAAAATCTATAATGCTTTTACGGTGCAAGCGAGTGTTTATCATCTTGTGCTGTTTCACGGGGTCAAAGATCAGTCTCTAAAgctaaaagaaattaaaaagggACATTTATTATGATAATCAATGATATCAAATAAGATTTGTCaatattgatttaatttctGTCCATATTTTCCAGCCCTACTTGTCTTTGTAGACAACCCACATTCCACGTGATAGCGTGACAATaagacagcaaacacacaactcgTGGCACAGTTTGTGTAGTTTGACACAACACTTGCTCCACGTGATTATGGCTGAATAACCAACTTTGTAATGCTGATGATTTTTGTGCAGGAATCCTTCAAAACAGAAAGGAATTAAAAACAGACACTCCTCGTTTTACAGGAATCACTGACACACCTAGTTATGTCATTTaggaaaaagtcaaagttcactcATAACGTCACGATACTGGAAAGTCTCTGAACGTCCCCTGGGGCTGAAATCTGCTTAAATCACGTCGCAGGTCAAACCACATGACTTTAAAGGAAATGGAAGCGAAATATGACTTAAAATcaataatttactaaatgaaatCACGTCTTAAAATATGATAACAATCAAGGATAAGCTGCAAGaataatgggggggggggggagaaaagtgCACGATAATCAGCCCTGAGCATCACgagccttgttgctgctgctctcacgCGTCGCTGCTTAACAACGTTCATTTCCAGTCGTTACATTTGCGCAGAAATCTACACGAATCCACGAGGGAACAAAATGTCGCCACGGATTCGGGAGGGAATCGAACCCCCCGGCAGGTGTTTGTGGCACATGGGCACATGGGCACAGCATGCGTCAACACCGCAGCTTTAGCGCTTAGCCGCGGCAGCTAATCCAATGAATGGGGTTTACAGCTAGCATGCTGTCCGAGCGGTGTTAGCTTAGCCTGACGTTAGCTCCCGGCTCCGGTTTGGAGCTTGACGGGCCGCGACCGCGTCCCCCCGCGGGTTCACGGTCACACCCGTGTCTGTTGCAAACCACCGACAAAAGCCACAGACCTGACAAGCTCTCCAAATTACCTTTAAAGTACTTATTCGCCTTCTCCTTGAGTAGCTCTGCATCATTACCACCCTCCGCCATCTTCTTCTCGCTGCCGTACTCCGATCCGTGCGCCATTGACCGGACTGTCGCAAAGGTCGCAAAGTctgttttttcataaaaaaatgttcctGCGCGAGGAAATAcatgatatttaaaatattaataaaacataataattattAACTTGAAAAAATACAGGGACATATCAATGCAgataatacatacatacaaaggATTTAGTTGAGtctaatattaataataataataattgcattattatataataaaagtgtttatattaatattaacaagAAATAACTACGAATGTATGTAAttattcaatattattattattattattattagacaaGCTACTCGAGTAAACGTCTTTAgaagaaaacttaaaacatttctctctacTTCAGCCATaattttttatcactttccttctttcctcgtttttacatttatttttatttccttttcttttaagtGTAATTTTAACATGTTCTAATGTTACTTGAAGTCCTTTCTCTTGTATGAACTACATTTTAACacgtttttatttgtattaacatgtttttatatttatctgtagtgcatgtaaagcactttgagctgcatttcttgtattaaaggtgctatacaaataaattgtttatttattattattattattattattattatcatatatattattgttattataattgtCGTCATCATCTTAATACATCAGATTAAACTACAGCCTTCTGTTGTtaacacatatttatacattctCCGATAATCAACGTTCTATAGAAGTGTGTATGAGAGACACTGATAATGTCGATTTCAAAACTTCGGGTAAAAAATATCAAGTATGAATATTTCCATCTGAGCTCTTTAGGTTCACCAACCAGCAGGGGTCAGTATAGACTTGTCGCTGAAGTAACTACTGATGCGATTGAGCAGAAATGACTTGTCAGGTTTGGAGGCAACAATAACGCTGATCGAGGGAGTTACATTTGTGAGGTTAACCAGAAAAATGTTCAGATTGTGAGTAATGAGTTGCAAGTGAATCATTAGCTGATAATTAGATAAATGTTCCATGTCAATGCCAAGTAATGACTTTATTTGTTAGTAATAATAGTCTGTCCACGGGTCTCAACACTTCTGTGACTGAATGGCAATACATTTCCAATCAATTAAAAAGTGAGGTCATGTGAGAGGAAAGTACAGGTTGGGTTTCTTGCAGATGCCTCCAGGCGAGTTTCCCGTCGCCGGAAAGACAGCAATGTCGTCCTCATCAAACCTCGCGAGGGCACAAACATGGCACAGGTGCACGTCTCTACAACTTTAGTCACTCACACATGGCATCTGACGCACTCCGGCCTCACAACTGGTTTGCAACAACATCACGCAACCTTTAAGCACAAACACATCCAAGACGAAACATCTTTCCTTCAACAgagagttaaaaaaagaaaactactgtGTGGCAGTGGAGTCAGGAGAGGGACGTTTCtaccagaggaggaaaaaag
Protein-coding regions in this window:
- the ppp5c gene encoding serine/threonine-protein phosphatase 5, with amino-acid sequence MAHGSEYGSEKKMAEGGNDAELLKEKANKYFKDKDYENAIKYYSEALEVNPSNAVYYSNRSLAYLRTECYGYALADATKALEIDKNYIKGYYRRATSNMALGKFKAALKDYETVVRVRPNDKDAKMKYQECNKIVKQKAFERAIASDEIRKSVVDSLDIENMTIEDDYSGPKLEDGKVTSQFMNEMMDWFKDQKKLHRKCAYQILVQVKDLLSKLPSLIEISLKETEKITICGDTHGQYYDLLNIFKLNGLPSETNPYLFNGDFVDRGSFSVEVILTLFGFKLLYPDNFFLLRGNHETDNMNQMYGFEGEVKAKYTAQMFQLFSEVFQWLPLAQCINSKILIMHGGLFSEDGVTLEDLRKIERNRQPPDSGPMCDLLWSDPQPQSGRSVSKRGVSCQFGPDVTERFLDQNKLDFIVRSHEVKAEGYEVTHSGKCITVFSAPNYCDQMGNKGAYIHLRGSDLKPEFHQFTAVPHPNVKPMAYANSLMQMGMM